The genome window GAGGCCACCGCCTGGGCACCGCGCACCAGTCGGCCGACCGCACCCTCGTCCGCGCGCAGCAGCACGTCCGGGTGGAGTACGGACACCAGGGCCTCGAAGTCGCCGCCCCGGGCCGCGGCCAGGAAGGCCTCCACCACCACCCGCTGGCGCGCCGTGTCCGGCTCCTCGGCCGGTGCGGCGCCCTGCACCCGCCTGCGCGCCCGGCTGGCCAACTGGCGAGTGGCAGCAGGGGACTTGTCGATGATGTCGGCGATCTCCTCGAACGGCACGGCGAACATGTCGTGCAGCACGAAGGCCAGCCGCTCCGCCGGGGAGAGCGTCTCCAGCACCACCAGCAGGGCCAGCCCGACCGAGTCGGCGAGCAGCGCCTGCTGCTCGGGGTCGGTGCCCTCGGCGGGCGCGATCACCACGTCGGGCACGTAGGTGTCGTCGAGCGGGTCCTCCCGGCGGGACTTGCGCGAGCGCAGCATGTCCAGGCAGACCCGGCCGACCACGGTGGTCAGCCAGCCGCCCAGGTTGTCGATCCGCTCGCTGTCCGAGCGGCTCAGCCGCAGCCAGGCCTCCTGGACCGCGTCCTCGGCCTCGCCCAGCGAGCCCAGCATCCGGTAGGCCACCGCGCGCAGGTGGCCCCGGTCGGCCTCGAAGCGCTCCGCCAGCCAGTCGTGCTCAGTCATGATCTTCGCCTCCCCGTCGGGACAGTTCCTACCACTGACGGATGCCGGCGGCGAAGTGTGACCGCCGGGCCGTGCGGAGCAGAATGGAGCACGTGATGATCGATCAGTTCACCTCGCAGGCCTGGGAGGCGCTCGGCGGCGCCCCGGAGGCCGCCGGCGCGGTCGCGTTCCGTGAGCAGCCGGGGGCGCTGCCTTCCCGGCTCCCGGTGCTGGCGATGGCCCGGGCGACCGTCGCCGCCTGCTCGCTGGCCGCCGCCGAGCTGCTGGCCGAGCGCAGCGGCACCGAGCCCGCGCCGGTGCTGGTGGACGAGGGCGCGGTGGACGCCGCCTTCCGCAGCGAGAAACTGCTGCTGATCGACGGCGAGCCGGGGGCCACCTTCGCGCCGTACTCGGGCTTCTGGCGCACCGCCGACGGGGGCTGGGTGCGCACCCACGCCAACTACCCGCACCACCGGGCCCGGCTGCTCGCCGCGCTCGGCCTGGCGGCGGACGCCACCCCCGAGCAGCTCGGCGCCGAACTGGCCCGCCGCACGGCGCTGGAGGTGCAGGAGACGGCCTACCCGGCCGGCGCCCTCGCGGTGGCGGTCGGCGACGCGGTGCCCACCGACCACCCGCTGGTCGCCTGCGGCGTGCCCGGGTCGAGCGAACGCCGCCTCGCGCCGGCCGCCCTCCCGGCCGCCGGGGTCCGGGTGCTCGACCTGACCCGGGTGATCGCCGGCCCGGTCGCCACCCGCACCCTGGGCCTGCTCGGCGCCGACGTGCTGCGGGTGGACTCGCCCCGGCTGCCGGAGAGCGCCGACGCGCACGCCGACACCGGCTTCGGCAAGCGCTCCACCCTGCTCGACCTGGCCGAGCCGGGCGACCTGGCGGTGCTGCGCGAGCTGGCCGAGGGCGCCGACGTGGTGATCACCGGCTACCGACCCGGTGCGCTGGACCGGTTCGGGCTGACCGCCGAACAGCTCCCCGGCGCGGTGCTGGTGCAGCTGGACGCCTGGGGCCGGCAGGGCCCGTGGGCCGGCCGGCGCGGCTTCGACAGCCTGGTGCAGGCCGGCACCGGGATCGCGATGCTGGAGTCCCCCGACGGCGAGCGGCCCGGCGTGCTGCCCGCCCAGGCGCTGGACCACGGCACCGGCTACCTGATCGCGGCGGGCGTGCTGCGCGCGCTGACCGAGCGTCAACGAACCGGCCGCACCCACCGGTTGCGCTACGCGCTGGCCGCCACGGCGCACTGGCTGCTCACCGCCCCGCGCCCGGAGCCGACCGCGGGCCCCGTGCCCGCCTTCGACCCCGCGCCCCACCTGACGCACACCGCCTCCCCGTACGGCCGGCTGCACCACGCCCGCTCCCCGCTCGGCAACCTGGGCGCGCCGCGGGACTGGCCCGCCGGGCCGGGCCGCTGGGGCACCGATCGCCCCGAGTGGCTGACGGGCTGAACGAATCGTCTGCCGGACACCTGAGGTTCAGTCAGCTGTCGCCAATTCACCGCGACTTCACCACTGAACCGTCAACGCCTCCTGTTGCGTTAAGGCTCGCTGTGGCAGCCTGTGGCACGCGTGCAGGGGGGTCGCAACGGCAGCTCCCCGCAGGCGTTCTACGCGCGTTCCGGTCGCGGGCGCGCGCTTCGTGCCCGCAGGCGCCCAGAGAGGGAGCAGGATGCGCAGGAGCAAGTTGCTGGCGCTCTCGCTGACCGCGGGGTTGGGGCTCGGGATGGTCACCGCCGGTGCGGCGAGTGCCAACCCCGACCACCACCACCCGCAGCAGAGCAGCTGTCAGATCTCGGCCGACGGCCGTGACGTGCAGCACGTGATCTACCTGCAGTTCGACAACGTGCACTTCACCCGGGACAACCCGAACGTGCCCTCCGACCTTGAGCAGATGCCGCACCTGCTCAACTTCCTGGAGGACAACGGCACGGTGGACACCAACCACCACACGCCGCTGATCGCGCACACCGGCAACGACATCCTGACCTCGATCACCGGCCTGTACGGCGACCGGCAGGGCCAGGCGGTCTCCAACTCGTACCGGTACTACAACCCGGACGGCACCTCCAACTCGGCCAGCACCTTCGCCTACTGGACCGACGGCGTGGCCGACTCCTCGGTGCCGACCCCGAGCGACTCCGCCCCGACCATGGTCGGCCAGGACGGCAAGATGGCCCCGGCGCCGTGGGCCGCCTACACCAAGGCGGGCTGCGACTTCGGCACCGTCTCCACGGCCAACACGGTGCTGGAGAACACCACCGTCGACATCAACAAGGTGTTCGGCGCGAGCTCCCCGCAGGCCGCCGAGGCCAAGGCCGACCCGACCAAGGCCCAGGCCGACTACGTCGGCATCGGCGTGCACTGCGCCAAGGACTCCAAGGTCTGCGCCAAGGGCACCACCAGCCCCGACCTGCTGCCCGACGAGCCCGGCGGCTACAACGGCTACCAGGCGCTGTTCGGCGCCAAGGCGGTCGACCCGGCGATCAGCGCCGACGGCGTGGTGCGCTCCACCGCCGGTACCCCGATCGCCGACTACAAGGGCAACCCGGGCTTCCCCGGCTTCGACTCGATGACCGCCGACAACTCGCTCGGCTACGTGGCCCAGATGCAGGAGTCCGGCGTGCCGGTCACCTACGCCTACATCTCGGACGCGCACGACCAGCACGGCGCGAACACCGGCGCGATGGGCCCCGGCGCGGCCCCCTACACGGCCCAGCTGAAGTCCTACGACAACGCCTTCGCCTCGTTCTTCTCCCGGCTGAACAAGGACGGCATCAACAAGAGCAACACGCTCTTCGTCGTCACCGCCGACGAGAACGACCACTTCGTCGGCGGGCAGCCGACCCCGGCGAACTGCGACGGCGTCACGGTGGCGTGCAACTACTCGCAGATCGGCGAGGTGAACGCCAACGCCCGCGGCCTGCTGGCCACCCAGCAGGGCGTCACCACCCCGTTCCAGGTGCACGCCGACTCGGCGCCGAACTTCTACCTGAACGGCAACCCCGGCGCGGACGACCCGAAGACCCGGGCCTTCGAGCAGGCCTGGTCCAAGGTGACGGCGGTCAACCCGATCACCGGGAAGACCGACACCATCTCCAGCTTCCTGGCCGACCGGGCGGAGCAGAAGATCCTGCACATGCAGACCGGTGACCCGCTGCGGACGCCGACCTTCACCTCCTTCTCCGACCCGAACTACTTCGTCTACGCGGGCGGGGCCAACTGCACCTCGGCCTCGGCCTGCGTGGCGCTCGGCCCGGCCTACGCCTGGAACCACGGCGACTTCTCGCCCGACATCAACACCACCTGGCTGGGCCTGGTCGGCCCGGGCGTGAAGCACGAGGGCGTGACCAACAAGGTCTGGTCGGACCACACCGACATCCGCCCGACCATGCTGTCGCTGCTCGGCCTGACCGACCCGTACACCCACGACGGCCGGGTGCTCACCGAGTTCATCGACAACAGCGCCCGTCCGGGCAACCTGCGCGGCCACCACGGCGAGGACTACCAGCAGCTGGCCGCGGCCTACAAGCAGCTGGACGCCGGCGTGGGCGCCTTCGCGGCCGCCACCCTGAAGGCCTCGACCGCCAACGTCGAGTCCACCAGCCCGGGCGACCTGCAGTACCAGGTGGCCACCGCCAAGCTGGCCGCGCTCGGCGACCAGCGCGACGCGCTGGCCGGCCAGATCGCCAAGGTGCTGGACGCGGACGCGTTCGGCCACCAGCGGATGGACCAGCCGCAGGCCGACCGGCTCACCGAGCAGGCCGACGCGCTGATCAAGCAGGCCCAGCAGCTGGCCGGCTGACCCCGCACCAGTCGCTCCTCGAAGCCGCCGCCCCGGGCCCGTGCCCGGGGCGGCGGGTTCGGTTCCGGGTGGTTGTGGGCATGCCACTCAGGCGTTGCCCAGGCAACACCCGGTGGTCATGCGGCCACGAAATCGTTTGGGCGGACAACAAATGGGGAAGGACCGCATGCCACGACCACCGTCACCCGCCAGGCTCGGCGAACGAGCCCTGGCCTGGGCCTTCCTGCTGCCCTCACTGGCCGTCTTCGCGGTCTTCCTCGGCTACCCGCTCTACCGCACGCTCTACCTGAGCACGCACGCCAACGACCTGTTCGGCGCGCCCACCCGGTACATCGGCCTCCAGCACTACGCCGACCTGCTCGGCTCCGCCGAGTTCGCCCGCACCCTCGCCACCACCGGGCTCTTCGTCCTGCTCACCGTGCTGCCCGGAGTGCTCGGCGCGCTCGCCCTGGTGCTGCTGCTGGAGAGCCGGATCCGCGGCGTGCGGGCCTTCCGCTCGGCCTTCGCGCTGCCCTTCGCCTTCTCGGTGGCCAGCGCCTCGGTGGTCTTCGGCGTCTTCTACAACCCGGCCACCGGCGTGCTCGACGGGATCCTGTCGCGGCTCGGCATCGGACCGGTCGCCTGGCTGACCGACTCGAACTGGGCGCTGGTCTCGGTCGCCCTGGTCACGGTCTGGCTCAACCTCGGCTACAACGTCCTGGTGCTCTCCGCCGGGCTCGGCTCGATCACCCCGGAGATCACCGAGGCGGCCAGGCTGGACGGCGCCGGCGGCTGGCGGCTGGCCCGCTCGGTCACCGTGCCGCTGCTCGGCCCGCACCTCTTCTTCCTGGTCGTGGTCTCCACCATCAACTCGCTGCAGGCGCTGGGGCAGATCAACATCCTCACGCTGGGCGGCCCGGACCACTCCACCACCACGCTGAACTACGGGATCTACGAGAAGGCCTTCGCCAACGGCTCCAGCGACTTCGGCTCGGCCAGCGCGCAGGCCGTGGTGCTGCTGCTGGTGGTGCTCGCCTGCACCGCGGTGCAGTTCGGCGTGGTCGAGCGGAAGGTGCACTACTCGTGAGGACCGTCCTGGGCCGCGCCGCGGTCTACCTGCTGCTCGGGGTGGCCGCACTGGCCGTCTGCTTCCCCATCTACTACGTGCTGGCCGGCGCCTTCATGACGCCCGCCGACCTGGCCACCTACCCGCCCGCGCTGCTGCCGCACCACGTGACCCTGGGCAACTTCGGCGGCGCCGCCCGCTCGGTGCCGCTCGGCCGGCAGTACCTCAACTCGGTGCTGGTGGCCACCGTGATCACCCTCGCCCAGCTGCTCACCTCGATCCTGGCCGCCTACGCGCTGGTCTTCCTGCCGCTGCGCGGGCGCGGCGCGGTCTTCGGGATCTTCCTGGCCACCCTGATGGTGCCGTGGGAGGCCGTGATCATCCCCAACTACCTGACGCTGTCCGACTGGGGACTGAGCAACAGCTACTCCGCGCTGGTGCTGCCCTTCCTGGCCTCCGCCTTCGGCACCTTCATGCTCCGTCAGGCCTTCCGGCAGTTCCCGGCCGAACTGCGGGACGCGGCCCGGATCGACGGCGCCGGCCACTGGCGGTTCCTCTGGCGGAT of Kitasatospora viridis contains these proteins:
- a CDS encoding CoA transferase; the encoded protein is MIDQFTSQAWEALGGAPEAAGAVAFREQPGALPSRLPVLAMARATVAACSLAAAELLAERSGTEPAPVLVDEGAVDAAFRSEKLLLIDGEPGATFAPYSGFWRTADGGWVRTHANYPHHRARLLAALGLAADATPEQLGAELARRTALEVQETAYPAGALAVAVGDAVPTDHPLVACGVPGSSERRLAPAALPAAGVRVLDLTRVIAGPVATRTLGLLGADVLRVDSPRLPESADAHADTGFGKRSTLLDLAEPGDLAVLRELAEGADVVITGYRPGALDRFGLTAEQLPGAVLVQLDAWGRQGPWAGRRGFDSLVQAGTGIAMLESPDGERPGVLPAQALDHGTGYLIAAGVLRALTERQRTGRTHRLRYALAATAHWLLTAPRPEPTAGPVPAFDPAPHLTHTASPYGRLHHARSPLGNLGAPRDWPAGPGRWGTDRPEWLTG
- a CDS encoding carbohydrate ABC transporter permease — its product is MPRPPSPARLGERALAWAFLLPSLAVFAVFLGYPLYRTLYLSTHANDLFGAPTRYIGLQHYADLLGSAEFARTLATTGLFVLLTVLPGVLGALALVLLLESRIRGVRAFRSAFALPFAFSVASASVVFGVFYNPATGVLDGILSRLGIGPVAWLTDSNWALVSVALVTVWLNLGYNVLVLSAGLGSITPEITEAARLDGAGGWRLARSVTVPLLGPHLFFLVVVSTINSLQALGQINILTLGGPDHSTTTLNYGIYEKAFANGSSDFGSASAQAVVLLLVVLACTAVQFGVVERKVHYS
- the sigJ gene encoding RNA polymerase sigma factor SigJ, which encodes MTEHDWLAERFEADRGHLRAVAYRMLGSLGEAEDAVQEAWLRLSRSDSERIDNLGGWLTTVVGRVCLDMLRSRKSRREDPLDDTYVPDVVIAPAEGTDPEQQALLADSVGLALLVVLETLSPAERLAFVLHDMFAVPFEEIADIIDKSPAATRQLASRARRRVQGAAPAEEPDTARQRVVVEAFLAAARGGDFEALVSVLHPDVLLRADEGAVGRLVRGAQAVASQAITFQRFSQYSELALVNGAYGLVTAPQGKVFSVMSFTVADGKVVEINILADPERVAELELERP
- a CDS encoding carbohydrate ABC transporter permease; translated protein: MRTVLGRAAVYLLLGVAALAVCFPIYYVLAGAFMTPADLATYPPALLPHHVTLGNFGGAARSVPLGRQYLNSVLVATVITLAQLLTSILAAYALVFLPLRGRGAVFGIFLATLMVPWEAVIIPNYLTLSDWGLSNSYSALVLPFLASAFGTFMLRQAFRQFPAELRDAARIDGAGHWRFLWRILVPLNKPALAAIAVYVFLSAWNQYFWPLIITRTAQMQTLQIGLASLRSADNADPGLILAGVLLSLLPTLLLVVFGQRFIVRGLTAGAVR